The proteins below come from a single Aphanothece sacrum FPU1 genomic window:
- the gmd gene encoding GDP-mannose 4,6-dehydratase, protein MSQAKRALITGITGQDGSYLSELLLEKGYEVHGIIRRSSTFNTDRIDHIYIDPHNTDAKLFLHYGDLTDGTTLRRILEEVKPLEIYNLGAQSHVRVSFDSPEYTVDSVGMGALRLLEAIRDYQQRTGIEVRFYQAGSSEMFGKVQDIPQKETTPFYPRSPYACAKVYAHWQTLNYRESYDLFACNGILFNHESPRRGETFVTRKITRAIARIVAGTQNKLFLGNLDSKRDWGYAKDYVRAMWLMLQQETADDYVIATGETHSIREFLDISFNYVNLNWEDSVDFDERYLRPAEVELLIGDPTKAKKQLGWEPSVTFEELVHLMVEADLAALGLSSPNQTANDKRLLLQDNAYVRQPMSVMVD, encoded by the coding sequence ATGAGTCAAGCCAAACGCGCCCTAATTACAGGTATTACCGGTCAAGATGGATCATATCTGAGTGAATTATTATTAGAAAAAGGCTATGAGGTTCATGGAATCATTCGTCGTAGCTCTACTTTTAACACAGATCGTATTGATCATATTTACATTGATCCTCATAATACCGATGCCAAATTATTTCTCCATTATGGAGACTTAACCGATGGAACAACCCTACGGCGCATTCTAGAAGAAGTTAAACCCCTGGAAATTTACAATTTAGGGGCCCAGTCTCATGTTCGGGTCAGTTTTGATTCCCCAGAATATACGGTAGACTCAGTAGGAATGGGAGCATTACGCCTCTTAGAAGCCATTCGAGACTATCAACAACGTACAGGGATTGAAGTTCGTTTCTATCAAGCTGGATCATCAGAAATGTTTGGTAAAGTCCAAGACATCCCCCAAAAAGAAACCACTCCCTTTTATCCCCGCAGTCCCTACGCTTGCGCCAAAGTTTACGCCCATTGGCAAACCCTTAATTATCGAGAATCTTACGATTTATTCGCCTGTAACGGCATTTTATTCAACCATGAATCTCCTCGTCGTGGGGAAACCTTCGTCACCCGAAAAATTACCCGTGCGATCGCTCGTATCGTCGCCGGAACCCAAAATAAACTATTTTTAGGGAATCTTGATTCTAAAAGAGATTGGGGCTACGCTAAAGATTATGTGCGGGCTATGTGGCTAATGCTGCAACAAGAAACCGCCGATGATTATGTCATCGCCACTGGAGAAACCCATTCAATTCGGGAATTTCTGGATATTTCTTTTAATTACGTCAATCTTAATTGGGAAGATTCTGTTGACTTTGACGAGCGTTATTTACGTCCGGCTGAAGTAGAATTACTCATAGGAGATCCCACAAAAGCCAAAAAACAACTGGGTTGGGAACCCTCGGTAACTTTTGAAGAATTAGTCCATTTAATGGTAGAAGCTGATTTAGCTGCATTAGGACTATCCTCTCCCAATCAGACGGCTAATGACAAACGGTTATTATTACAAGACAATGCTTATGTTCGTCAACCCATGAGCGTCATGGTGGACTAA
- a CDS encoding rod shape-determining protein — protein MGFFNRFSLSRDMGIDLGTANTLVYVSGKGIVLEEPSVVAFDQERKIPLAVGEEAKKMLGRTPGNIVALRPLRDGVIADFVSAMVMLKEFIRRAHEGSPLGNPRMVIGIPSGITEVERRAVIDAAREAGARDVGLIEEPIAAALGADLPVTEATGNMIVDIGGGTTEVAVLSLQGRVLSESVRVAGDELTESIMSYMKKVHNLVIGERTAEEIKIRLASAYPMKEEEPIMEVRGLHLMSGLPRTVTIKGEEIRESIAEPLAVIVDAIKRTLERTPPELAADIIDRGIMLAGGGALLRGLDTLLSHETGIVTHVAEDPLRCVVKGTGKVLEDPKILDRVLSEGARLM, from the coding sequence GTGGGTTTTTTTAATCGTTTTTCCCTTTCACGGGATATGGGCATAGATTTAGGAACAGCCAATACTCTAGTTTATGTTTCAGGTAAAGGTATCGTACTTGAAGAGCCATCAGTGGTGGCTTTTGACCAAGAACGGAAAATTCCCCTAGCAGTTGGGGAAGAAGCCAAAAAGATGCTAGGACGAACTCCTGGAAACATCGTTGCTTTACGTCCCTTGCGGGATGGAGTGATTGCTGACTTTGTGAGTGCTATGGTCATGCTCAAAGAATTTATTCGACGGGCCCATGAAGGCAGTCCTTTGGGTAATCCTCGCATGGTTATTGGTATTCCCAGTGGCATCACAGAAGTGGAACGTAGAGCGGTCATTGATGCGGCCAGAGAAGCTGGTGCAAGAGACGTAGGCTTAATTGAAGAACCCATTGCAGCCGCATTAGGAGCCGATTTACCGGTCACTGAAGCCACTGGCAACATGATCGTAGACATTGGGGGAGGAACCACTGAAGTCGCGGTTTTGAGCTTACAGGGACGGGTACTCAGCGAATCAGTACGAGTAGCTGGAGACGAACTCACCGAGTCGATTATGAGCTATATGAAAAAAGTTCATAACTTAGTGATTGGGGAACGAACCGCCGAAGAAATCAAAATTCGTCTGGCTTCAGCCTATCCCATGAAGGAAGAAGAACCAATTATGGAAGTACGAGGGTTACACCTAATGTCAGGATTACCTCGCACTGTCACCATCAAAGGTGAAGAAATCCGCGAAAGCATCGCCGAACCTTTAGCGGTGATTGTGGATGCCATTAAACGAACTTTAGAACGCACTCCTCCTGAACTGGCAGCCGATATTATTGATCGAGGTATCATGTTAGCTGGTGGGGGAGCCTTATTACGAGGACTTGATACCCTCCTAAGTCATGAAACTGGAATTGTTACCCATGTGGCCGAAGATCCCCTGCGTTGTGTGGTTAAAGGAACCGGAAAAGTGCTTGAAGACCCCAAAATCTTAGATCGGGTCTTAAGTGAAGGGGCCCGTTTGATGTAA
- a CDS encoding beta strand repeat-containing protein, whose amino-acid sequence MTTTNFTGDTAVNDAPTVDPIFNSPQTNPFGLTDVGIFATPTFADIDGDGDLDAFVGADDGNTRFYRNTGTGSAPSFTLEATNPFGLTDVGYNSAPTFADIDGDGDLDAFVGDTYGNTLFYRNTGTGSAPSFTLEATNPFGLTDVEDLAKPTFADIDGDGDLDAFVGADNGNTRFYRNTGSESAPSFTLEATNPFGLTDVGIFATPTFADIDGDEDLDAFVGERFGNTVFYRNTGTGSAPSFTFEGTNPFGLTDVGFYATPTFADIDNDGDLDAFVGTVEGNTLFFENIAPTTPVNNAPTGSPTATLSNTNEDTPITITAANLLAGFSDVDGDTLSVVNLTANNGTLVDNGNGTYTFTPTANFNGTVTLTYDVTDGTATLGGETQTFSVTAVNDAPIPTVDPIFNSPQTNPFGLTDVGYRATPTFADIDGDGDLDAFVGELYGNTRFYRNTGTGSAPSFTLEATNPFGLTDVGYNSVPTFADIDGDGDLDAFVGANDGNTIFYRNTGTGSAPSFTLEATNPFGLTNVGIFATPTFADIDGDGDLDAFVGADDGNTIFYRNTGTGSAPSFTLEATNPFGLTDVGYNSTPTFADIDGDGDLDAFVGNRYGTTIFYRNTGTGSAPNFTLEATNPFGLTDVGYNSTPTFADIDGDGDLDAFVGENFGNTLFFENDPTTPVNNAPTGSPTATLSNTNEDTPITITAANLLAGFSDVDGDTLSVVNLTANNGTLVDNGNGIYTFTPTANFNGTVTLTYDVTDGTATLGGETQTFSVTAVNDAPIPTVDPIFNSPQTNPFGLTDVGYRATPTFADIDGDGDLDAFVSERYGNTLFYRNTGTGSAPSFTFEATNPFGLTDVGNNSAPTFADIDGDGDLDAFVGDVYGNTIFYRNTGTGSAPSFTLEATNPFGLTDVGYLATPTFADIDGDGDLDAFVGERYGNTLFYRNTGTGSAPSFTLEATNPFGLTDVGYNSTPTFADIDGDGDLDAFVGELYGNTIFYRNTGTGSAPNFTLEATNPFGLTDVGYLATPTFADIDGDGDLDAFVGERYGNTLFFENISGVKATLSDTAEDTAIIIYAADLLAGFSDVDSDTLSVVGLTSNNGTLVDNGNGTYTFTPTANFNGAVNLTYGVSDGTATLAGQSQTFSVTPVNDAPVGSPTATLSNTAEDTPITITAANLLAGFSDVDGDTLSVVGLTSNNGTLVDNGNGTYTFTPTANFNGAVNLTYGVSDGTATLAGQSQTFSVTPINDAPVGSPTATLSNTAEDTAITITAANLLAGFSDVDAGDTLSVVGLTSNNGALVNNGNGTYTFTPTANFNGAVNLTYGVNDGTATLAGQSQTFSVTPVNDAPVGVNDTATTAFNTAVTIQASTLLANDTDVDNSVLSITGVSGVTNGTAVLNNNGTVSNTADDYIVFTPTTRFSGNASFNYTLSDGSLTGTAAVTVAVGSCLTGTNKPDNLVGGNGNDILNGGNSNDTLDGGNGNDTLYGGNSNDILYGGSGNDVLNGGNGEDLLYGGIGNDVLNGDNGKDTLYGGLGNDTLTGGNAQDVFAYTGGDGSDTITDFVRGEDKIGLYNGLSFRQLNFSGSTIRVASTNEILATLTGINTTTLIAADFVNI is encoded by the coding sequence ATGACCACTACTAACTTCACAGGTGATACTGCGGTTAATGATGCACCAACAGTTGATCCCATATTCAATTCTCCCCAAACCAACCCCTTCGGACTGACGGATGTGGGGATTTTTGCTACACCCACCTTTGCCGATATCGATGGGGATGGGGACTTGGATGCTTTTGTGGGTGCTGATGACGGCAATACCCGGTTCTACCGCAACACGGGAACGGGGTCTGCTCCCAGCTTCACCCTTGAGGCCACCAACCCCTTCGGACTGACGGATGTGGGGTATAATTCTGCACCCACCTTTGCCGATATCGATGGGGATGGGGATTTGGATGCTTTTGTGGGGGACACATACGGCAATACCCTGTTCTACCGCAACACGGGAACGGGGTCTGCTCCCAGCTTCACCCTTGAGGCCACCAACCCCTTCGGACTGACGGATGTGGAGGATTTGGCTAAACCCACCTTTGCCGATATCGATGGGGATGGGGATTTGGATGCTTTTGTGGGTGCTGATAACGGCAATACCCGGTTCTACCGCAACACGGGAAGCGAGTCTGCTCCCAGCTTCACCCTTGAGGCCACCAACCCCTTCGGACTGACGGATGTGGGGATTTTTGCTACACCCACCTTTGCCGATATCGATGGGGATGAGGACTTGGATGCTTTTGTGGGTGAGCGTTTCGGCAATACCGTGTTCTACCGCAACACGGGAACGGGGTCTGCTCCCAGCTTCACCTTTGAGGGCACCAACCCCTTCGGATTGACGGATGTGGGGTTTTATGCTACCCCCACCTTTGCCGATATCGATAATGATGGGGACTTGGATGCTTTTGTGGGTACTGTTGAAGGCAATACCCTGTTCTTCGAGAATATTGCCCCTACTACCCCAGTTAATAATGCCCCCACAGGTTCACCAACTGCTACTTTAAGCAACACGAATGAAGATACACCTATCACGATTACAGCAGCTAACTTATTAGCAGGGTTTAGCGATGTAGATGGTGATACCCTCTCAGTTGTCAACTTAACTGCTAATAACGGCACTTTAGTTGATAACGGTAATGGGACTTATACTTTCACCCCAACTGCTAACTTTAATGGTACTGTCACCCTTACCTACGATGTGACTGATGGTACGGCAACCTTAGGCGGTGAAACCCAAACCTTCTCCGTGACTGCGGTTAATGATGCACCCATACCCACAGTTGATCCCATATTCAATTCTCCCCAAACCAACCCCTTCGGACTGACGGATGTGGGGTATCGTGCTACACCCACCTTTGCCGATATCGATGGGGATGGGGACTTGGATGCTTTTGTGGGGGAACTATACGGAAATACTAGATTCTACCGCAACACGGGAACGGGGTCTGCTCCCAGCTTCACCCTTGAAGCCACCAACCCCTTCGGACTGACGGATGTGGGGTATAATTCTGTACCCACCTTTGCCGATATCGATGGGGATGGGGATTTGGATGCTTTTGTGGGTGCTAATGACGGCAATACTATATTCTACCGCAACACGGGAACGGGGTCTGCTCCCAGCTTCACCCTTGAGGCCACCAACCCCTTCGGACTGACGAATGTGGGGATTTTTGCTACACCCACCTTTGCCGATATCGATGGGGATGGGGACTTGGATGCTTTTGTGGGTGCTGATGACGGCAATACTATATTCTACCGCAACACGGGAACGGGGTCTGCTCCCAGCTTCACCCTTGAGGCGACCAACCCCTTCGGACTGACGGATGTGGGGTATAATTCTACACCCACCTTTGCCGATATCGATGGGGATGGGGACTTGGATGCTTTTGTGGGGAACAGATACGGAACTACTATATTCTACCGCAACACGGGAACGGGGTCTGCTCCCAACTTCACCCTTGAGGCCACCAACCCCTTCGGACTGACGGATGTGGGGTATAATTCTACACCCACCTTTGCCGATATCGATGGGGATGGGGACTTGGATGCTTTTGTGGGTGAGAATTTCGGCAATACCCTGTTCTTCGAGAATGACCCTACTACCCCAGTTAATAATGCCCCCACAGGTTCACCCACTGCCACTTTAAGCAACACGAATGAAGATACACCTATCACGATTACAGCAGCTAACTTATTAGCAGGGTTTAGCGATGTAGATGGTGATACCCTCTCAGTTGTCAACTTAACTGCTAATAACGGCACTTTAGTTGATAACGGTAATGGGATTTATACTTTCACCCCAACTGCTAACTTTAATGGTACTGTCACCCTTACCTACGATGTGACTGATGGTACGGCAACCTTAGGCGGTGAAACCCAAACCTTCTCCGTGACTGCGGTTAATGATGCACCCATACCCACAGTTGATCCCATATTCAATTCTCCCCAAACCAACCCCTTCGGACTGACGGATGTGGGGTATCGTGCTACACCCACCTTTGCCGATATCGATGGGGATGGGGACTTGGATGCTTTTGTGAGTGAAAGATACGGCAATACCCTGTTCTACCGCAACACGGGAACGGGGTCTGCTCCCAGCTTCACCTTTGAGGCCACCAACCCCTTCGGACTGACGGATGTGGGGAATAATTCTGCACCCACCTTTGCCGATATCGATGGGGATGGGGACTTGGATGCTTTTGTCGGGGACGTATACGGCAATACTATATTCTACCGCAACACGGGAACGGGGTCTGCTCCCAGCTTCACCCTTGAGGCCACCAACCCCTTCGGACTAACGGATGTGGGGTATTTGGCTACACCCACCTTTGCCGATATCGATGGGGATGGGGACTTGGATGCTTTTGTGGGTGAAAGATACGGCAATACCCTATTCTACCGCAACACGGGAACGGGGTCTGCTCCCAGCTTCACCCTTGAGGCCACCAACCCCTTCGGACTGACGGATGTGGGGTATAATTCTACACCCACCTTTGCCGATATCGATGGGGATGGGGACTTGGATGCTTTTGTGGGGGAACTATACGGCAATACTATATTCTACCGCAACACGGGAACGGGGTCTGCTCCCAACTTCACCCTTGAGGCCACCAACCCCTTCGGACTGACGGATGTGGGGTATTTGGCTACACCCACCTTTGCCGATATCGATGGGGATGGGGACTTGGATGCTTTTGTGGGTGAAAGATACGGCAATACCCTGTTCTTCGAGAATATATCGGGTGTTAAAGCTACTTTAAGCGATACTGCTGAAGATACAGCCATTATCATTTATGCGGCTGACTTATTAGCAGGGTTTAGCGATGTAGATAGTGATACCTTATCCGTAGTCGGTTTAACTTCCAATAACGGCACTTTAGTTGATAACGGTAATGGAACTTATACTTTCACCCCAACTGCTAACTTTAATGGTGCAGTTAATCTAACGTACGGTGTGAGTGATGGTACGGCAACCTTAGCCGGTCAAAGCCAAACCTTCTCTGTAACGCCCGTTAATGATGCTCCTGTTGGTTCACCAACTGCTACTTTAAGCAATACGGCTGAAGATACACCTATCACGATTACAGCAGCTAACTTATTAGCAGGGTTTAGCGATGTAGATGGTGATACCTTATCCGTAGTCGGTTTAACTTCCAATAACGGCACTTTAGTTGATAACGGTAATGGAACTTATACTTTCACCCCAACTGCTAACTTTAATGGTGCAGTTAATCTAACGTACGGTGTGAGTGATGGTACGGCAACCTTAGCCGGTCAAAGTCAAACCTTCTCTGTAACGCCCATTAATGATGCTCCTGTTGGTTCACCAACTGCTACTTTAAGCAATACGGCTGAAGATACAGCTATCACGATTACAGCAGCTAACTTATTAGCAGGGTTTAGCGATGTAGATGCTGGTGATACCTTATCCGTAGTCGGTTTAACTTCCAATAACGGTGCATTAGTCAACAACGGTAATGGGACTTATACTTTCACCCCAACTGCTAACTTTAATGGTGCAGTTAATCTAACCTACGGTGTGAATGATGGTACGGCAACCTTAGCCGGTCAAAGCCAAACCTTCTCTGTAACACCCGTTAATGATGCTCCTGTTGGTGTTAACGACACTGCTACCACTGCCTTCAATACTGCCGTCACTATCCAAGCTAGTACCCTACTGGCTAATGATACCGATGTTGATAACAGCGTCTTGAGTATCACTGGTGTCAGTGGTGTCACTAACGGCACTGCAGTACTTAACAATAATGGCACTGTCAGCAACACCGCAGATGATTATATTGTCTTTACCCCAACTACTAGATTCAGTGGTAATGCCAGCTTTAACTACACCCTCAGTGATGGTAGTTTGACTGGTACTGCTGCCGTTACGGTGGCTGTCGGTAGCTGCCTTACAGGTACTAACAAACCAGATAACCTGGTTGGTGGTAATGGTAACGATATCCTCAACGGTGGCAATAGTAACGATACCCTCGACGGTGGTAATGGTAACGATACTCTATACGGCGGTAATAGCAACGATATCCTCTATGGTGGTAGCGGCAACGATGTCCTCAACGGCGGTAATGGTGAGGACCTCTTGTATGGCGGTATTGGCAACGATGTCCTCAACGGCGATAATGGCAAAGATACCCTTTATGGTGGTCTTGGCAATGATACCCTCACCGGTGGCAACGCTCAAGATGTATTTGCCTATACTGGTGGGGATGGTTCTGATACCATTACTGACTTCGTTAGGGGTGAAGATAAAATCGGACTGTATAACGGTTTGAGCTTCAGGCAACTGAATTTCTCAGGAAGCACTATTCGGGTGGCTTCCACTAATGAAATTTTGGCAACCCTGACTGGTATTAATACCACGACCCTAATTGCGGCCGATTTCGTCAACATTTAG
- a CDS encoding GDP-L-fucose synthase family protein: protein MLDLSNKRILVTGGAGFLGKQVIKQLIQTGANLDKITVPRSSECDLRQLDNCQQAVLEQDIIIHLAAHVGGIGLNREKPAELFYDNLMMGTQLIHAAYQAGVAKFVCVGTICAYPNFTPVPFKEDDLWNGYPEETNAPYGIAKKALLVQLQSYRQQYGFNGIYLLPVNLYGPEDNFDPRSSHVIPALIRKVYEAQQRGDKQIPVWGDGSPTREFLYSTDAARGIVIATQLYNDSEPINLGTNYEISIRNLVELICELMEFEGEIIWETDKPNGQPRRCLDTTRAKEYFGFTAQIEFKQGLKNTIDWYRKNPS from the coding sequence ATGCTGGACTTAAGTAATAAACGAATTTTAGTCACAGGAGGCGCAGGCTTTCTGGGAAAACAAGTTATAAAACAGTTGATCCAAACGGGGGCCAATCTCGATAAAATCACCGTTCCTCGTTCGAGTGAGTGTGATTTACGACAATTAGACAACTGTCAGCAGGCCGTACTTGAACAAGATATTATTATTCATTTGGCGGCTCATGTAGGGGGAATTGGACTTAATCGAGAAAAACCAGCCGAATTATTCTATGATAACCTGATGATGGGGACTCAGTTAATTCATGCTGCTTATCAAGCCGGAGTCGCCAAGTTTGTTTGTGTGGGGACGATTTGTGCCTATCCTAATTTTACTCCGGTTCCCTTTAAAGAAGATGATCTGTGGAATGGCTATCCTGAAGAAACTAATGCCCCTTATGGAATAGCAAAAAAAGCCTTATTAGTGCAATTACAATCCTATCGTCAACAATATGGATTTAATGGAATTTATTTACTTCCGGTCAATTTGTATGGGCCAGAAGATAATTTTGATCCTCGTAGTTCTCATGTAATTCCTGCTTTAATTCGTAAGGTTTATGAAGCTCAACAACGAGGGGATAAACAAATTCCTGTTTGGGGTGATGGTTCCCCAACTAGAGAGTTTCTTTATTCTACAGATGCGGCCAGAGGAATTGTTATTGCCACTCAACTCTATAATGATTCAGAACCGATTAATTTAGGCACAAATTATGAAATTTCTATTCGTAATTTAGTTGAATTAATTTGTGAATTAATGGAATTTGAAGGAGAAATTATTTGGGAAACCGATAAACCAAATGGACAACCTAGACGTTGTTTAGATACAACAAGAGCAAAAGAATACTTTGGATTTACGGCTCAAATTGAGTTTAAACAAGGCTTAAAAAATACCATTGATTGGTATCGAAAAAACCCTAGTTAA
- a CDS encoding sugar transferase, whose protein sequence is MTANSQFISVKALQALMRRGLPTSLSQRRYQKSWSQTLLDGTVAKRLFDIVFSLFVLTFFSPLYLLLGLLITISSPGPIFYTQERAGKNFKKFGCIKFRTMVENADEVLAVMMANSPQMRAEFEDNFKLREDPRITWIGKFLRLTSLDEFPQFWNVLKGDMSVVGPRPLVPEELCKYGNRIEKVLTIRPGITGLWQVSGRNDIPYPERVQIDVYYVNARNWLMDIWIIFKTIGVVVFPKNNGAY, encoded by the coding sequence ATGACTGCTAATAGCCAATTTATTTCTGTCAAAGCTTTACAAGCTTTGATGAGACGAGGTTTACCGACCTCCCTTTCCCAAAGAAGATATCAAAAATCATGGTCTCAAACCCTATTAGATGGAACTGTTGCCAAACGATTATTTGATATTGTTTTTTCCTTATTTGTTTTAACTTTCTTTTCTCCCCTTTATTTATTATTGGGGTTGTTAATTACCATTAGTTCCCCTGGCCCAATTTTTTACACTCAAGAAAGGGCCGGTAAGAATTTTAAGAAGTTCGGTTGTATTAAATTCCGAACTATGGTGGAAAATGCTGATGAAGTATTAGCCGTCATGATGGCTAACTCCCCTCAAATGCGGGCTGAGTTTGAAGATAACTTTAAACTTAGGGAAGATCCCCGTATTACTTGGATTGGCAAATTTCTACGCTTAACTAGCTTAGATGAATTTCCTCAATTTTGGAACGTTCTTAAAGGAGATATGAGTGTTGTTGGCCCCCGTCCCTTAGTCCCCGAAGAACTCTGTAAATACGGTAACAGAATTGAAAAAGTTTTGACAATTCGTCCCGGAATTACAGGTTTATGGCAGGTGTCAGGACGCAATGATATTCCTTATCCTGAGCGAGTGCAAATTGATGTTTATTACGTCAATGCTCGTAATTGGTTAATGGATATTTGGATCATCTTTAAAACTATTGGAGTTGTCGTCTTTCCTAAAAATAATGGGGCTTACTAA
- a CDS encoding glycosyltransferase has translation MRYALVHEWLTPKATGGSELVVQEILSHVEADIYALIDFESSNPQSYLYQRSIGTTFLQHFPLASNGVQKYLPLLPLAIEQLDLRDYDVILSSSHAVAKGIITSPGQLHICYCHTPMRYAWDLTFDYLNHSRMGQGIPGLLTRYLLHRLRQWDVISANRVDYFIANSQHTARRIWRCYRREAKVIYPPVNLERFPLTPHKQDYYLTVSRLVSYKKIALIVRAFNQLGYPLVIIGDGPDFPLIRQMAQSNIKVLGAQSDEVVEQYMAQAKAFVYAACEDFGIALVEAQACGTPVIAYGGGGALETVIDIRQSPENGTGVLFTPQTSQSLVETVETFEKFQHQIDPYSCRRQAARFTPKIFETSYLAFLESCCQEWFSTKTTTNV, from the coding sequence ATGAGATATGCTCTGGTTCATGAGTGGTTAACCCCTAAAGCAACAGGAGGGTCAGAATTAGTCGTACAAGAGATTCTAAGCCACGTTGAGGCGGATATCTATGCTCTGATTGATTTTGAATCCTCTAACCCCCAGAGCTATCTTTATCAACGCTCTATCGGCACCACCTTTTTACAACATTTCCCCTTGGCTAGTAATGGTGTACAAAAATACCTACCTTTACTGCCCTTAGCGATCGAACAACTTGATTTACGAGACTATGATGTGATTCTGTCGTCTTCCCATGCGGTAGCGAAAGGAATTATCACCAGTCCTGGACAACTTCATATTTGTTACTGTCATACTCCCATGCGTTATGCTTGGGACTTGACCTTTGATTATCTCAATCATTCTCGGATGGGACAAGGAATACCCGGTCTATTGACTCGTTATTTGTTACACCGTTTACGGCAATGGGATGTGATTTCTGCTAACCGAGTTGATTATTTTATCGCCAACTCCCAACATACGGCCCGACGGATATGGCGTTGTTATCGTCGTGAGGCTAAAGTTATTTATCCTCCCGTCAACCTAGAACGTTTCCCCTTGACCCCCCATAAGCAAGATTATTATTTAACCGTCTCTCGCTTAGTAAGTTATAAAAAAATTGCATTAATAGTGCGAGCATTTAATCAATTGGGTTATCCTTTAGTTATTATTGGTGACGGACCCGATTTCCCATTAATTCGCCAAATGGCTCAATCTAATATCAAAGTCTTGGGAGCGCAATCTGATGAAGTAGTTGAGCAATATATGGCTCAAGCAAAAGCCTTTGTCTATGCCGCTTGTGAAGATTTTGGTATTGCTTTAGTTGAAGCTCAAGCTTGTGGAACCCCGGTTATTGCTTATGGAGGTGGAGGTGCTTTAGAAACTGTAATTGATATTCGTCAAAGTCCAGAAAACGGGACAGGGGTCTTGTTTACACCCCAAACGAGTCAATCTCTAGTAGAAACAGTTGAAACTTTTGAGAAGTTTCAGCATCAAATTGATCCATATAGCTGTCGTCGACAGGCAGCCCGGTTTACTCCAAAAATCTTTGAAACGTCTTATTTAGCGTTCTTAGAAAGCTGTTGTCAGGAGTGGTTCTCAACCAAAACGACAACGAATGTTTGA
- a CDS encoding single-stranded DNA-binding protein translates to MGLNVVHLVGRAGRDPEVKYFESGKVLCTVTLAVNRPTSKSDEPDWFNLKFWDKTAEVASNYVRKGSLIGIKGSLTIETWVDRNTGVNRSGPVIRVDRLDLLGSKRDADANLVGNYQGGDEF, encoded by the coding sequence ATGGGTTTAAATGTCGTCCATTTAGTCGGTCGTGCTGGCAGAGATCCAGAGGTCAAATATTTTGAGTCGGGGAAAGTCTTATGTACCGTAACCTTAGCGGTGAATCGTCCCACCAGTAAAAGTGATGAACCTGATTGGTTTAACCTCAAATTTTGGGATAAAACGGCAGAAGTTGCTTCTAATTATGTCCGTAAAGGCAGTTTAATCGGGATTAAAGGTTCTCTGACCATTGAAACCTGGGTTGATCGCAATACTGGGGTCAATCGTTCGGGGCCTGTTATTCGGGTAGATCGTTTAGATTTATTAGGGTCTAAACGGGATGCTGATGCCAATTTAGTCGGCAATTATCAAGGTGGAGACGAATTCTAA
- the mreC gene encoding rod shape-determining protein MreC, translating into MVILRRWYGKHGSKIIWAVVVLGIGWFLRQTQGAAILELYYWVSRPFESESPTVLQERLTNARIIELEQRLAELNRQNQQLQQLLGYFESQAKPVIVAPIIGRSPDDWWKQVILGRGSQDGIEVGFIVTGIGGLIGRVIDVTPNTSRVLLVSDPISRVGARVSRTGTMGLVEGKSSQIAVMRFFEKVPKVQPGDTITTSPVSRLFPDGLPIGRIESVNLEKGPAPEATLVLTAPINDLEWAVIHPFKSK; encoded by the coding sequence ATGGTAATACTGCGACGCTGGTATGGAAAACATGGCTCAAAAATAATTTGGGCGGTAGTAGTTCTAGGTATAGGTTGGTTTCTTCGCCAAACTCAAGGGGCCGCCATCCTAGAACTTTATTATTGGGTGAGTCGTCCTTTTGAGTCTGAGTCTCCGACGGTACTGCAAGAAAGACTCACCAATGCCCGAATTATTGAGTTAGAACAGCGTTTAGCGGAATTAAACCGACAAAACCAACAATTACAACAATTGCTCGGTTACTTTGAATCTCAAGCCAAACCAGTCATTGTCGCTCCCATTATTGGCAGGAGTCCCGATGATTGGTGGAAACAGGTGATTCTCGGTCGCGGTAGTCAAGATGGAATTGAAGTCGGTTTTATTGTCACGGGAATTGGGGGATTAATTGGTCGAGTTATCGATGTTACCCCCAATACCAGTCGGGTTTTATTAGTGAGTGATCCTATTAGTCGTGTTGGGGCTAGAGTTAGTCGTACTGGTACAATGGGGTTAGTGGAAGGGAAAAGTTCTCAAATTGCGGTGATGCGCTTTTTTGAAAAAGTGCCTAAAGTTCAACCCGGAGACACGATCACCACATCTCCTGTTAGTCGTCTATTTCCTGATGGTTTACCCATTGGTCGGATAGAGTCGGTCAATTTGGAGAAAGGCCCGGCCCCAGAAGCAACCCTGGTGTTAACGGCCCCTATTAATGACCTAGAATGGGCGGTTATTCATCCGTTTAAGAGCAAATGA